The Natranaerobius thermophilus JW/NM-WN-LF genome contains the following window.
TTTGGCTTTTAACCAAACTTTTAAAGAACCACTGCCTGAACGTATGGTGATTAGAGATACACGAAGTGCTGAAAGGTATACGGATAAGTATAACTTTACTGCTGAGTGGATTATTAAACAACTTGAAATTGACGAGGAAGAATTAAAACACTTGGAAGTTGTGATTGGTACCGAAGAAAAGAACCGGCGGAAGAAGGAAGTGAACCGTGAGAAACGCAGAGATGCCTCTGGATTAACTGAAAAAGAAAAAGCAAAGGCAAAACACCTTGAGCGACTCAAAAAAGCTCTCAGGCTAAATCCTGCGGCTAAGAAAACGGAACTAGCTAAGGAGTTGGGTGTAAGTAGAGAACAGGTACATAGACTCTTAAAAGACTTGGAGGATGATAATTGTGTTAAATAAAAGATTGAGACAAGCATTAGATCATTTAGGAAAAACAATTCAAAATTATTTTAACGCTAAAAAACGCGATAATCTAATTAAATGGATTAATACATGGGCAGGATATTTAAAAATAGACGATGAAAACCCTACTAGAATAAAATATAAAGCAGGAGACATCATCACAGTAGAACTAGGTTTTAACGTGGGAAGGGAACTAGGTGGAAGACACCCCGCTGTTGTAATAGAGGATAACCCTAAATCATCTAAAACGGTTATGGTGGTACCGTTGTCCTCTTTAAAAAAAGAGAAGAACATCTCTGATATTCACCCAAATAATATATATTTAGGAGAGTTAAAGAGGTTTAATGAAATTACTGGTAAAGAACCAGGGACCGAAAGTATTGCTGTAATAAATCAAATGCGTAC
Protein-coding sequences here:
- a CDS encoding type II toxin-antitoxin system PemK/MazF family toxin, which codes for MIIVLNKRLRQALDHLGKTIQNYFNAKKRDNLIKWINTWAGYLKIDDENPTRIKYKAGDIITVELGFNVGRELGGRHPAVVIEDNPKSSKTVMVVPLSSLKKEKNISDIHPNNIYLGELKRFNEITGKEPGTESIAVINQMRTISKLRIIKPKSGSDPRVLLEPEELRKIYEKIKEKYTSKGLNRKLDN